Proteins from a genomic interval of Papaver somniferum cultivar HN1 chromosome 4, ASM357369v1, whole genome shotgun sequence:
- the LOC113271584 gene encoding uncharacterized protein LOC113271584, which translates to MACTIDFRRLDEGLGGTRNKRKRSDEEELEFTFTNTSMDVDDEGEPSAKRTAISSAEGKPTYDGVIAGRVSGRKWKQPRTKRASAMNIKVNPRTFDERMKEKEIKKAFKSRVDELKLEIKNNKIEKRLEREKREKKKQENILRTGTKIQKITNPKTLKKISKSKNKGQLRKVPDEMFKRK; encoded by the coding sequence ATGGCCTGTACTATTGATTTCCGGCGCTTAGACGAAGGCCTCGGCGGGACTAGAAACAAAAGAAAGAGATCAGATGAAGAAGAGCTCGAATTCACCTTTACCAACACATCAATGGATGTTGATGATGAAGGTGAACCATCAGCAAAGCGAACTGCAATCTCATCAGCTGAAGGTAAACCTACCTACGACGGAGTAATAGCAGGACGAGTATCAGGTCGTAAATGGAAACAACCAAGAACTAAAAGGGCTTCAGCTATGAATATCAAAGTGAATCCAAGAACATTTGATGAGAGGATGAAGGAGAAAGAGATTAAGAAGGCATttaaatcaagagttgatgaattGAAACTAGAGATTAAGAATAATAAGATTGAAAAGAGATTGgaaagagaaaaaagagagaagaagaaacaagagaATATATTGAGGACTGGTACTAAAATTCAGAAGATTACTAATCCAAAGACTTTGAAGAAGATTTCTAAGAGTAAGAATAAAGGTCAGCTTAGAAAGGTTCCTGATGAGATGTTTAAGAGGAAATAG